A segment of the Quercus lobata isolate SW786 unplaced genomic scaffold, ValleyOak3.0 Primary Assembly Scq3eQI_222, whole genome shotgun sequence genome:
aattagaaatatattaaaaacaacAAATAGTCTAGAAAAAAATACTTGGCATTTAATTAGAACTAATTGAGCtggaattattaaaattacCTAAACCTCATCATTATATGTAACTTGTCCAGAAATGCATGGGTGTTCAAAATTCTCCACAAGGTGCTCATCATCATGATCAGGTATAACTAGCAAAGTAAAAAACTAGTAAGTAAATAGAAAAAGGGAGAAtgcataatttaataaaaattacaagtataTGAAAAAGATATTTACTCTGCCCAGTAAACAACCAGCTACGGGAACATAACAAAGCCTCTGCATTTTGTGGCAATAGACAACTGCGGTACTTATCAAGAATTCGACTACCAATGCTAAACGCAAACTCTGAGGCAACAGTAGTGATAGGAATACTCATAATGTCATGAGCCATTAGTGAAAGTTCTGGAAAGCTACCACAATGTGATTCCCAATATTCAAGAATATCCAAGTCCATTTGAGTGTTATGGTCAAACCGGGCCTCTTCCAAATACACATCTAATTGTGACTTACTATTGATTGAAGCAACAATTTCACTCTTaaatgtatcaaaaccaacaataTCAGCATCTCTTACCTTCTCATTAGCACGACTACTAGATGCATTTTCAACCATATTGTGTGCTTCATAATTAGTGGCGCGCAAATATCCTTCAAAAAGGGAATATAACTTGTTACGAAGATCATCACCATTATTGTCCCATTAGTGCCATAAAGTCGCCTATAACTGAACTCCACAAACTGCAACTTATACTAAGGATTTAAAATTACAGCAAATGATAGCACAATGCTGTAACAATCCCagtatttatcaaatttttctttcatgcttttTGCCATGTTACTAATTACTACATCTTCATCTTCCATCTCTTCTAAAATACGCAAATGAATTTTCCATACACCATGAAAGTATAAGTTGGCAGTAGGGTATTGAGTGCCTGAAAAGAGAGTGGTGATGTCATAAAATGGCTTCAAAAATTTTGCTATCTTCTCAGCCTTATCCCATTCATCATCTAAGGGACAAGTGCAAAAGCTTCCATCAACAATACTCAAATTGTGAAATGCATCCCGAAATGTAAGAGCTGTCTCAATCATTAAATATGTCGAGTTCCATCTTGTTGGCACATCTTGTCGCACTTTCTTACTAGTTAAATTAGGGAGTTCTTGAAGACATTTGGCAAATCTTAACTTCCTCATATCATTGCCTCTCACATATTTAACACTTTCACGTATGTTGTGCACAGCATGCTCTATAATTTTCAAACCTTCTTGTACAATAAGGTTTAAAATATGAGCACCACAACGAACACAAAAGAACTCACCACTACAAGGCAAAGATGATCTAAAAGAAGGGTTTTTCTTCAAACTATTCACCAAGGTATCATTATAAGAAGCATTGTCTAAAGTGATTGTAAATACTTTTTTCTCAATGCCCCATTCTTTTAGAATGTTAACAATCTCTCTCCTAAAATCTTACCACTACGAGGAGGTGGCGTAtgagaaaaacataaaacccttaTTTGCAACTCCCAATTTGCATCAATGTAGTGTGCAGTGAGAACCATGTACTCATTCGTTGTGGAAGATTTCCACAAATCTGATGTTAAGCAAATCTTGCCCGGGACTAACTCTAAAGCACGTTTgagattttctctttctttcttatagATTTTTAGAACATCTGACTTTGCTGTATTCCTACATATTGGCTTAACATCGGGATTTAGAAAGATATGAAGCTCTCTATTAACCTTATGCTCTGCAAATGAAAATGAGTAATTATGTCTAATAATTGCCATTGCAATCTTTTCACAATACATATCTTGATCAAGGGGAGGACGGCAAGGCACACTATCATTTTCTTGATGACATTTCTTAGCATGACAGCGTAAATTACTAGTCCCATTCTCCTTATCTGCCATTAAAATATTAGTACATTTTCTGCACTTGACTTTTCGATGGCCATCTTCATATAAAGGTAATATTTCGAAATCATTCCACACTTCAGAAGTCCTACTCCTACTTCTTTTGCTACCACTTGAAATTGTTTGTTCAAATTCATCCATCCCCTCAGTTACAGACATGGTTCACCTTAAAAGATAAGacaatcaaaatgaaaatttctacaaatatatatttcaaatcaaccaaaatcacaaaaggcAGAAACATAGGTGACAATTTGAACAGAACCCAAAAGGTAAAAGTGGATAGATGCAAATCATCAAacacccagaaaagaaaaaagacattaACTTAGAACTCAAAACCCAATTGAGAGAGGGGTCTTAATCTTACCTTGAAAATCTTAACGAGTCCAAAGCCACCTTCACCGAGCTTGTGAGTTTGTCTACACTAACAGAACAAAGTAAACTATTactagtggttttttttttcaatcattatACAAACAATCAGTTTAGAATGCTAGAGTAAAAGTACTACCTACACAACTAGTTGTTGACTTATAACAAACACGTAATTTACATttcaaacccacaaacaaaaacagagaataaagacaaacccacaaacaaacaaaaaaatcaaatgaagaagaagaagagttgagAGCCCATTTCTCCATTTCAGTTCGACACAAACAAAGAGAGCATTATCTTTTGCcaagcatttcatcaaacacgtaatttacatttcaaacccacaaacaaaaatagaaaataaagacaaacccacaaacaaacaaaaaaatcaaatgaagaagaagaagagttgagagagagacaaaCCTGAATGGTCAATAAGGTCAGTTACCGATGAATGATTCAACGGCCACTGCAGTATTGTGTTCCGATTGTGAATCGGAGATCAGGGATTGAATCAGGAAGCTTCAACGGCCACTGAGCACAGCAAATGCCAAAATCCACTCAATAAGGTCAGTTACCGATGAATGATTCAACGGCCACCGCAGTATTGTGTTCCAATTGTGAATCGGAGATCAGGGATTGAATCAGGAAGCTTCAGAGAGAGAAACAGGTGTACACGCAACGCAAcgcaagagaaagagagaaagagagagagagagataaggaatataatttttttttttttttggtaattactTTTATTTGGTTACTAAGAAAATTTGAGGGAAAGTGTTTaggagagtgagagtgagagggcTGAATGTTTTGGCTTAGAAAATCTAAGGGAAAGGGAAAGTGTTTAACGTTATATTATTTAGTGGGTAATTTGTgggtttatttaatttcaaaatttaaatgggTTTAGTGGGTATAGTGGATTTATCCATTTAGACtcatctaattaaataaccaaataagTCCTtatccatttaacccaaatatttaaatgagttgggttaagacttatccaaataaggtgggtaatgggcgggttcatggatatggataatttttgccacccctagtccacagttaaagtttaaacatataAGGAATATGCGTCAACAAGTGTTAATTAGACAACAAAATAAGGTAGATGAAACGATAGGTTTAAATGCTTACCAATTTGATCAAAACAAAGTGAGGAATAATCTTGTTCATATGGTCATCCTATATGAATACTCACTTTCAATAGTTAACCACAATGGATTTAGAGAATTTATGAACTCTCTTCAAGCTTTGTTTAAGCTTATCTCAAGAAACACTTTGAAAAGTGACattcttaaaatttatgataataAGAGGGAGAAAGTTTTGAAGATAACAGACAAGAATGGAAGTAGGATGACAATTACAACTGATATGTGGACTTCAAGTAACAAAAAAAGAGGGTTCATGGTCAGTACTGCTCACTTTATTGTTCAAACTTGGACGTTACAAAATTGGGTTTTAAGGTAATTTTTTAATCTATGAATGTTAAATCTATTAAACCATATGAATTGAGTTTATGatattgggttaaattgatATTAAAAGCTTTATGTTTAGaatgtttattgagttatgttaaattgaatgtttatcaagttatgttataattattcctattatttttctaggtttgtttatGTTCCTTCTCCACACACGAAAGTTGTCCTTGTTGAAATCTTTGTTGATTGTTTTTTAGGGTGGAACATTAATAGGAAGTTGTCCACAATAATTGTTGATAATTGTAGTACTAATGATACAATGATAATACTTCTCTTATGATGAGTGGCCCTATGTTGCATATGAGGTGTGTTgcacatattttgaatttgattgtgcAAGATGGGTTGTCTCTTATTGGTGATGGTATTGAAAGGATTCGTGATAGTGTGATTTATTAGACTGGATCACCAAAAAGGAGGTAGAAATTTGATGAAAATGCACACCAATTGCATGTTCAATGCACCAAAGAGTTGGTTTTAGATTGTAAGACACGTTGGAATTCAACTTACTTAATGTTTTCTACTACATTGATTTATAAAGATGTTTTCTCTCGTTTGGCTAAACGTGAAGTATCTTATACTTGTTTGCCACATAACTATTATTGTGAGGTAGCCAAAGATATTTGTGGGAGGTTGGAGTTGTTTCATAGTGTGACTGAGTTTTTCTTTGGTCGTAAGTACCCCACAACTAATATGTATTTTACTTTGGTGTGTGAGTTGAAAATTGCATTCAATGAATACAGTTTGTCTTTAAATGAGATGATAAGTACGACAACAGAAAGCATGCCTACTAAATTTACTTCTTATTAGGCTAATGTTAGTGTTGTTATGACTATTGCTGCTATCTTGGATCCAAGATATAAAATGGAGTTATTTGAGTTTTATTATCCTAACATTTATGGTGATAATTCTGATCTggagattgaaaaaattaagaatctttGTTATGATTTGCTTGATGAGTATGAAGATGTAAATGAGTCCCCTGTAGATAATGAAAGAAGTTCTCATATTCCTGCAAGTACTTCAAATCATGTGGCACAAATGAAATCTAGGTTGAGTGGGGCAATGTcatcttttgatttgtttgtgaatAATAATTCAAGTAGTTTAAAGAAACATGAAAGTGCTAGAATAGAATTTGATCATTTCATTGATGAGGGAGTGTTGAAGAGGAGTGAAGACTTTGATATTTTGGCATGATGGAAAAGTAATGGTCTCAAATATCCTACTTTACAAAGGATTGTAAGAGATATTTTAGTCATTCCTGTAACAACTGTTACTTCAAAATCTGCCTTTAGCATTagtgggagattgttaagtTCACACCGTAGTAGGCTTCATCCCAAGACTATAGAGGTAATGATGTGTGCTCAGAATTGGTTATGGAATAAAATCAACGGTTAGCAATTGactaatttatatttataaaatcaaaattatatttttatatttggtagttataatttgatgaagtttattccatttttaattcattgttgttgtaAGTTCTTCAACTATGCCAGAAGATTGTACACTTCAATTAATTCTTGATGATGGGGAGCCTAATGAAGAGGATGAGAGTTGTGTCACAGCTATGGaggattaaattttttgtattaatttagtagcctttttaatttcttagacttCTTGGATTAATTTCTTGGTTTGTAATTATTCTAAACTTGTCACTTGGGGGATTTATTTtgtagctttttaattttttggactTGTGATATACTTATTTCTTGGActtgttggatttattttatttttatgtttagtaGGTGATTTTAGCTATGATTTATTGGTTTATGATTAAATGGTTATCTTAGCTagatgatttattgatttataatcTTAGCTATGATTTATTGATTCATAATTAACATGTGATTTATATTGATTTATGATAttagttatgatttattgatttatagatTTATAATTAAGAGGTGATTTATATTGATTTATGATATTAGTTatggtttattaatttatagatttataattaacaggtgatttattaatttatgatCAATAGCCTATGATTTGGACTGATTTGGCATTTGGGCCATGTTATCTAGGCTTGAATTTGCACGTCATAGGGCTTGAATCTAGGCAAAAATGAATTTGGGCTtcaatccaaatttttttttttggttgggccacAGATCGGGCCCAAATTTGGTGCCCACAGGGCGgatttgggccccacataaaaacctgtttattaaacgggcCAGGTCTGGGCCACGGGTCCAGGCCCGCAGGACAGGTTCGAGTATGAAAAAACTCGGCCCGAACCCGGCCCGTTACCATTCCTAACTTCGGGTCCTAGTTACAACataacaaaaggaaaattatatgGAAAGATTAGTAATCAAGGACCTTTGGTCTTTTGAATGCGAGGTTGCAAGATtattaactcaaaataactactttttttttcaccctcAAACTTGAATTTTTGACCAGTTACAAAATAGGGTGTAAAGTATTGCAAGGCCAGCAATACTTTTCCACTTCTGATTTGATGGGAGAAAGTGATTAGGTGATTCATCACCATCACTCATTGAAATCTAAAGATTTACAAGTTGAAGAAACTTAAGTGGTCGTTATCTCTTATAGCATAAGATATATACAACACCTACATATACGTAGTTGATTAAATTAGGATGAGTGAAAATCTGCGTACACTAGAATTGGGACTAGATAAGATGGAAGACAAGACAAACCCAATTAAGTTGCACTAGAAAACAATGTGAAAAACATATATACTATAAAGTTTCTGTCACACGTTCAAGCTGAAAAAGAGCTGTCAAAGATGTCAAGTGGACGAAAAGATcaacaaaaaatccaaataatatCAATGAGTTAAGTCTCGAGTCTCAATTGTCATCTTCTTCACTGGTAAACCATACAAATATGcttattaattaatatgttaCATTGTTACTCAACTAGAGCTATTTAACATTATCATGAGGTCTTAGAATGTCATCATATACATATTCCTGTCAACGACGTTGCTTGTGTAATCTCCAAAAACACTTCAAGGAACCCCTTCTAATTGGTGTATGaactatatttaaatatatatatatatatatataacaattaatGTTGAATAAACCATAATAGTAAGTAGGGTTTAGTAGGCGTTCTATTTCACATTTAGACAAATGAACAGTCATTCATCCTTTGGATATGAATATAAGAAATATACAGAATACAGTGTTGTTGTCGTGAACGCAATTGCAATGAGATAAAGAGTTAAACCATATATTAGGTCAAAGAAAGAATACTTTTTCCAATATTTATGTGAGGTAAGCTTTATCCACTATCTGAAAAATATGTATTCACATGCTTGCTGAATCATCATATAATATTGTTCCCAAAACATAAATATCTGTTaggaaaataaggaaaaaacttATTCAAATTCCCTTGCTTGCTGTCGCCATCTTCGTGAACAAATTTCTTTATCATACATCATTACAGGCCAACTAAGACAAAATAAACAACATTCTAATTGAGTATAATTCAAAACCCATTAATTTGAATGGTCTCTATTGTCACTAGGAGATGCAGATGCACTCTTGGAAGTAGATAACGGCAATGAAGGTGGTAGAAACATCAAACTTGCGGGTTGTGAATTTGTCGTTGATTGCGTTTCGTTTAAGAAGCTTGATGCACAACCGTTCCCTTTAGGCGGAGATGCCGGGAAGGTGGTAGAAGGCGCTTCAAATAGCTCACTACCCCATCGTGATTTCTGGCCAAAATTATTATCTCCTCCACCATGATTTCCTTGGGCACCACCACTTGCAGCAGTACCTCCAGTGCCCATGATTGAAGAGAGTGCAGCTACTAAAGCAGATTGGAAACTTGGGT
Coding sequences within it:
- the LOC115973377 gene encoding zinc finger BED domain-containing protein DAYSLEEPER-like, yielding MSVTEGMDEFEQTISSGSKRSRSRTSEVWNDFEILPLYEDGHRKVKCRKCTNILMADKENGTSNLRCHAKKCHQENDSVPCRPPLDQDMYCEKIAMAIIRHNYSFSFAEHKVNRELHIFLNPDVKPICRNTAKSDVLKIYKKERENLKRALELVPGKICLTSDLWKSSTTNEYMVLTAHYIDANWELQIRVLCFSHTPPPRSGLKIIEHAVHNIRESVKYVRGNDMRKLRFAKCLQELPNLTSKKVRQDVPTRWNSTYLMIETALTFRDAFHNLSIVDGSFCTCPLDDEWDKAEKIAKFLKPFYDITTLFSGTQYPTANLYFHGVWKIHLRILEEMEDEDVVISNMAKSMKEKFDKYWDCYSIVLSFAVILNP